Proteins found in one Lutimonas zeaxanthinifaciens genomic segment:
- a CDS encoding dihydroorotase: protein MAMNTLIKGAKIVNEGKSSVQDILIEGEFIKKVAPQIEVFPEDTLIINASGKLIIPGIIDDQVHFREPGLTHKANIETESRAAVAGGITSFIEMPNTVPQATTQKLLEDKFKIAAKVSYANFSFMMGGTNDNLEELLKTDPKKVAAIKLFLGSSTGNMLVDDEEVLEKIFSSTNLLIAVHCEDETTIKNNLDKQKSIYGDDIPIELHPVIRSAEACYKSSSKAIELAKKTGARLHVFHLSTAKETELFTNKIPLKEKRITAEVCTHHLWFDDRDYKEKGTLIKWNPAVKSENDKKGLWEALLDDRIDVLATDHAPHTLEEKNQVYTKAPSGGPLVQHALQAMLESVRKNKISLEKMVEKMCHNPAILFEIEKRGFIREGYYADLVLVDPDCEYQVEKSNILYKCGWSPFEGVTFHSKVLKTFVNGQLIYNNGAFNDQIKGKRLTFDRI from the coding sequence ATGGCAATGAATACTTTAATAAAAGGAGCTAAAATTGTAAATGAAGGGAAATCCTCGGTTCAGGATATTTTGATTGAAGGAGAATTTATAAAAAAAGTAGCCCCCCAGATAGAAGTATTTCCTGAAGATACTCTGATCATTAATGCTTCGGGAAAATTGATAATACCCGGAATTATTGATGATCAGGTCCATTTCAGAGAACCCGGACTTACTCATAAAGCAAATATTGAAACAGAATCGCGAGCAGCTGTGGCCGGTGGAATTACTTCTTTTATTGAAATGCCAAATACGGTTCCTCAGGCGACGACTCAGAAATTACTTGAAGATAAATTCAAAATAGCGGCAAAAGTTTCCTATGCGAACTTCTCTTTTATGATGGGAGGAACAAATGATAACCTGGAAGAGCTTTTAAAAACAGATCCTAAGAAAGTGGCTGCCATAAAACTGTTTTTAGGCTCCTCTACGGGAAATATGTTAGTAGATGATGAAGAAGTCCTTGAAAAAATATTTTCATCAACAAATCTTCTAATCGCCGTTCATTGCGAGGACGAGACAACTATAAAAAATAATTTAGACAAGCAAAAAAGCATTTATGGTGATGATATCCCTATAGAATTGCATCCAGTTATCAGAAGTGCCGAAGCTTGTTATAAATCATCGTCAAAAGCCATCGAACTTGCTAAAAAAACAGGGGCAAGGCTGCATGTTTTCCATCTTTCAACAGCTAAGGAAACGGAATTATTCACGAATAAAATACCGCTAAAAGAAAAACGTATTACCGCTGAAGTATGTACCCATCATTTATGGTTTGATGATCGGGATTATAAAGAAAAAGGAACCCTGATAAAGTGGAATCCGGCGGTTAAGAGTGAAAATGATAAAAAAGGCTTATGGGAAGCATTACTTGATGACAGAATTGATGTATTGGCAACAGATCATGCACCACATACCCTGGAAGAAAAGAATCAGGTTTATACAAAAGCACCTAGTGGAGGCCCTCTTGTTCAGCATGCGCTTCAGGCAATGCTCGAGTCAGTTAGAAAGAATAAAATAAGCCTTGAAAAAATGGTTGAGAAAATGTGTCATAATCCGGCAATACTTTTTGAAATTGAAAAAAGAGGCTTTATTAGAGAAGGTTACTATGCCGATTTGGTTCTGGTTGACCCTGATTGTGAATACCAGGTTGAGAAATCAAATATTCTTTATAAATGCGGCTGGTCGCCATTTGAAGGGGTAACCTTTCATTCAAAAGTTCTTAAAACCTTTGTAAACGGTCAACTTATATATAATAATGGTGCTTTTAATGATCAGATCAAAGGAAAACGCTTAACATTTGACAGAATATGA
- a CDS encoding polyprenol monophosphomannose synthase, translating into MQDTLVIIPTYNEKENIENIINATFSQEKSFDILIVDDNSPDGTADIVRKLQIEHPKSLYLEVRNKKDGLGRAYIHGFKWAIERKYDYIIEMDADFSHNPKDLVRLYNKCVEHGADVSIGSRYSKGVNVVNWPMKRVLLSYFASKYVQFVTGMPYNDTTAGFVCYNRKVLETIQLDKIKFVGYAFQIEMKFKAWKHGFNIQEVSVIFTDRTLGESKMSKTIITEAIFGIIKMRFSGLPKPPKKKQK; encoded by the coding sequence ATGCAAGATACGCTGGTCATCATCCCTACCTATAATGAGAAGGAAAATATTGAGAATATCATAAATGCCACATTTTCTCAGGAAAAATCTTTTGACATTTTAATTGTTGACGACAATTCTCCAGATGGTACGGCAGATATCGTTAGAAAATTACAGATAGAACACCCGAAAAGTCTTTATCTTGAGGTTAGAAACAAAAAGGATGGCTTAGGAAGAGCCTATATTCACGGTTTTAAATGGGCAATCGAAAGAAAGTATGATTACATCATTGAGATGGATGCGGATTTTTCGCATAATCCCAAGGACCTCGTAAGACTATATAATAAATGTGTTGAACATGGTGCAGATGTTTCAATAGGTTCTAGGTATTCTAAAGGTGTTAATGTAGTCAACTGGCCAATGAAAAGAGTATTACTGTCTTATTTTGCTTCAAAATACGTTCAGTTTGTCACGGGTATGCCTTACAATGACACAACGGCCGGGTTTGTGTGTTATAATAGAAAAGTACTGGAAACGATACAGTTAGATAAAATTAAGTTTGTTGGATATGCCTTTCAGATTGAAATGAAATTCAAAGCCTGGAAACATGGTTTTAATATTCAGGAGGTTTCTGTGATTTTCACGGATCGCACCCTTGGAGAATCTAAAATGAGCAAAACAATAATAACCGAAGCTATTTTCGGAATAATTAAAATGAGGTTTTCGGGTTTACCAAAGCCTCCAAAGAAAAAGCAAAAGTAA